A genomic region of Bactrocera dorsalis isolate Fly_Bdor chromosome 3, ASM2337382v1, whole genome shotgun sequence contains the following coding sequences:
- the LOC105229960 gene encoding protein seele — translation MIAKALIKVVCLLVLWSVAEGFTSQEVKCHVCKATVQELENAISKEDPNKTVDVSGFRLDARGNSISKSVKLVKSEMYLTELMEKICDKMEDYVKATYKSNGKFTLLKMIVDGKMNPESSLVDFVQDGDLNKSLGHYCLEILDDHEEIIIKALQAPTLSDELDTQICGAQAKYCPYSPIQEEYDFDEKDEL, via the exons atgatTGCAAAGGCATTAATAAAAGTAGTATGTTTGTTGGTACTATGGTCAGTGGCAGAAGGATTCACTTCGCAGGAGGTGAAATGTCATG tttgcaAGGCGACGGTACAAGAGTTGGAGAACGCTATTTCTAAGGAAGATCCAAATAAGACAGTTGACGTCAGTGGATTTCGACTTgatgccagaggaaattctatAAGTAAATCCGTTAAACTAGTTAAATCGGAGATGTATCTGACCGAGTTAATGGAAAAGATTT GTGATAAGATGGAGGACTATGTTAAAGCTACATACAAAAGCAATGGCAAGTTCACACTTCTTAAGATGATTGTCGATGGGAAGATGAATCCAGAATCATCGCTAGTAGATTTTGTCCAAGACggtgatttaaataaaagtcttGGCCACTAT tgtTTGGAGATACTCGACGATCATGAAGAAATCATCATAAAAGCCTTGCAAGCTCCAACACTTAGCGACGAACTGGACACTCAAATCTGCGGAGCTCAGGCGAAATACTGCCCTTACAGTCCCATTCAAGAAGAGTATGACTTTGATGAAAAGGATGAATTATGA
- the LOC105229962 gene encoding cytochrome c oxidase subunit 7C, mitochondrial, producing the protein MLGRTGLLARNITQSLVRHHSHGGIPGENLPFGLNNRYKLTAYFILFFGSGLAAPFLVVRHQLLKK; encoded by the exons atgttggGTCGCACAGGTCTTTTGGCACGCAATATCACCCAGAGTTTGGTCAGACACCACAGCCATGGTGGTATTCCCGGCGAG AACTTGCCTTTCGGTTTGAATAATCGCTACAAGTTGACCGCTTACTTTATACTTTTCTTTGGTTCTGGATTGGCTGCTCCGTTCTTGGTCGTCAGACACCAACTGCTGAAGAAGTAA
- the LOC105229963 gene encoding probable methylcrotonoyl-CoA carboxylase beta chain, mitochondrial, whose product MFKLVKFCRSPITQQIPRYTARLLHVGDADVLSSSIDKNSAEFKENVVEMTTLINQLNDITQQVLTGGGTTAIERHTSRGKLLPRERINLLLDKGSSFLELSTLAGYELYGKDIVNSGGIVTGVGRICGTECVVVANDATVKGGTYYPITVKKHLRAQEIAQENRLPCVYLVDSGGANLPRQAEVFPDKLHFGRIFYNQANMSALGIPQIAVVMGSCTAGGAYVPAMADESIIVKRQGTIFLAGPPLVKAATGEEVSAEDLGGADLHCKTSGVTDHYAMDDEHALYLARQVVRNLNLPSTNSYNEKLLYSSQIANRTVNAKDLETIEEPKYDQNDLYGIVGTTLTKSFDVREVIARIVDGSRFTEFKKLYGETLVCGFAKLYGHTVGIIGNNGVLFSESALKGAHFIQLCAQRNIPLVFLQNITGFMVGRDAEANGIAKNGAKMVTAVACANVPKFTVIIGGSYGAGNYGMCGRAYSPRFLYMWPNSRISVMGGTQAANVLAQITADQRKRAGKDFTEEEANKLKAPIIETFEKEGSPYYSTARLWDDGIIDPANTRQVLGLSLKAALNNASQSTRFGVFRM is encoded by the exons ATGTTTAAGTTAGTGAAATTTTGTAGAAGCCCCATAACACAACAAATACCCCGTTACACAGCCCGACTTTTGCATGTTGGCGATGCTGATGTTTTGTCAAGCTCAATAGATAAGAATTCTGCTGAGTTTAAG GAAAATGTTGTGGAAATGACTACTTTGATAAACCAGCTAAATGACATCACTCAGCAAGTTCTGACTGGTGGGGGAACTACAGCAATCGAACGCCACACTTCTCGAGGCAAACTTTTGCCCAGAGAACGCATCAATTTATTGCTAGACAAAGGTTCATCGTTTCTTGAATTAAGCACTTTGGCGGGATATGAATTGTATGGAAAAGATATTGTAAATTCAGGCGGTATTGTTACTGGCGTAGGTAGAATATGTGG AACTGagtgcgttgttgttgctaatgatGCTACGGTTAAAGGAGGTACATACTATCCAATTACTGTGAAGAAACATTTACGTGCCCAGGAGATTGCTCAAGAAAATCGTCTACCGTGTGTCTACTTAGTGGATTCTGGTGGGGCTAACTTACCACGTCAGGCAGAAGTTTTTCCAGACAAGCTACATTTTGGacgcattttttataaccaaGCTAATATGTCGGCATTAGGTATACCTCAGATTGCAGTCGTGATGGGAAGTTGTACGGCCGGAGGCGCTTACGTACCGGCCATGGCCGATGAAAGCATTATTGTTAAAAGGCAAGGTACCATATTTTTAGCTGGCCCGCCTTTAGTGAAAGCTGCTACAGGTGAAGAAGTATCAGCTGAAGACTTGGGTGGCGCTGATTTACACTGTAAAACTTCTGGTGTAACCGATCACTATGCAATGGATGATGAACATGCACTTTATTTAGCAAGACAAGTTGTTCGAAATCTAAACTTGCCCTCAACAAATAGCTACAACGAAAAATTGTTATATTCAAGCCAAATAGCGAATCGAACGGTCAATGCTAAAGATCTAGAAACGATTGAAGAGCCAAAATATGACCAAAATGATTTATATGGAATTGTGGGCACAACATTGACCAAAAGTTTTGATGTGCGTGAGGTCATAGCACGAATAGTGGATGGCAGTCGTTTTAcagaattcaaaaaattatatggcgAGACATTAGTCTGTGGTTTTGCGAAACTTTACGGTCATACAGTTGGAATAATTGGTAACAATGGTGTACTATTTTCAGAGAGTGCTTTAAAAGGCGCACATTTTATTCAGTTATGCGCCCAGCGGAACATACCGTTGGTATTTTTACAGAATATTACTG GTTTTATGGTTGGACGCGATGCTGAGGCGAATGGAATTGCAAAGAATGGGGCCAAAATGGTGACGGCTGTAGCTTGTGCAAATGTGCCTAAATTTACAGTTATTATCGGAGGATCTTATGGTGCTGGAAACTACGGAATGTGTGGTCGCGCATATTCTCCACGTTTTCTCTACATGTGGCCGAATTCCCGAATTTCCGTAATGGGTGGCACTCAGGCAGCCAATGTTCTGGCACAAATAACGGCAGATCAACGTAAACGTGCTGGTAAAGACTTTACTGAGGAAGAGGCCAACAAGTTGAAGGCACCTATCATCGAGACATTTGAAAAAGAGGGTTCACCTTATTATAGCACTGCACGTTTATGGGATGACGGCATCATTGATCCAGCGAATACACGCCAAGTGTTAGGCCTAAGTTTAAAAGCGGCTTTGAATAATGCTAGCCAATCTACACGGTTTGGTGTATTCCGCATGTAA